One genomic window of Anaeromicrobium sediminis includes the following:
- a CDS encoding competence/damage-inducible protein A, translated as MKCAILSIGTELLMGQILNTNSKYLSEELNNLGIGVYYHHTVGDNPKRLEALIKETFKNVDMIITTGGLGPTQDDLTKDIISKIFNREMIKDEYSYERIKGYFKRRKKAMSPNNIRQAYMPKDSIILENNYGTAPGFILEEKEKIIICLPGPPREMKNMFNDQVIKYIMDKEKNYIHSKTIRLFGIGESSLEENIMDLIRKQKNPTIATYAKEGEVSIRITSSSKDEEEAKYLVDNMIKNIYEKVGKYIYSTDNEELIDVVVKKLKEKSLTLSLAESCTGGMIGSKFTDIPGVSNYFDRSLVTYSNRAKEEELGVKKHILKEFGAVSRQTAESMVIGLKRKTKSDICLSVTGIAGPDGGTDEKPVGLVYISLLYGKIMVTRRFYFTGDRNKIRIYTMLSGLNMIKEVL; from the coding sequence ATGAAATGTGCAATTTTAAGTATTGGGACAGAACTGCTAATGGGACAAATATTAAACACTAATAGCAAATATCTATCAGAGGAACTGAACAATTTAGGAATAGGGGTATATTATCATCATACGGTTGGTGACAATCCTAAGAGACTTGAGGCATTAATAAAAGAAACTTTCAAAAATGTAGATATGATCATAACCACAGGAGGGTTAGGTCCTACCCAAGATGATTTGACTAAGGACATTATTAGTAAGATATTTAACAGGGAAATGATAAAAGATGAATACTCATATGAAAGAATAAAAGGTTATTTTAAAAGAAGAAAAAAGGCCATGTCTCCGAACAATATAAGACAAGCTTACATGCCTAAGGATTCCATAATTCTTGAAAATAATTATGGTACTGCTCCAGGATTTATTTTAGAGGAAAAAGAAAAGATAATTATATGTCTACCAGGGCCACCTAGAGAAATGAAAAATATGTTTAATGATCAGGTAATAAAATATATAATGGACAAAGAGAAAAATTATATCCACTCAAAAACTATTAGATTATTTGGAATAGGTGAGTCTTCATTAGAGGAAAATATAATGGATCTAATTAGAAAGCAAAAAAATCCTACCATAGCCACTTATGCTAAAGAAGGAGAAGTAAGTATAAGGATTACATCAAGCAGTAAGGATGAAGAGGAAGCTAAATATTTAGTAGATAATATGATAAAAAATATATATGAAAAAGTGGGTAAATACATATATAGTACGGACAATGAAGAATTGATAGATGTGGTAGTAAAGAAACTTAAGGAAAAGTCTCTAACCCTATCTTTAGCAGAATCATGTACTGGTGGAATGATAGGATCAAAATTTACAGATATACCAGGCGTATCAAATTATTTTGATAGAAGTTTAGTAACCTACTCAAATAGGGCTAAGGAAGAAGAATTAGGTGTTAAGAAACATATACTAAAAGAATTTGGAGCTGTTAGCCGTCAAACGGCTGAAAGTATGGTAATTGGTTTGAAAAGAAAAACAAAAAGTGATATATGTTTGTCAGTAACTGGTATAGCAGGGCCTGATGGAGGAACTGATGAAAAACCTGTTGGATTAGTGTACATATCACTTTTATATGGAAAAATCATGGTAACAAGACGTTTTTACTTTACTGGAGATAGGAATAAAATAAGAATCTATACTATGCTGAGTGGACTAAACATGATTAAAGAAGTATTGTAA
- the pgsA gene encoding CDP-diacylglycerol--glycerol-3-phosphate 3-phosphatidyltransferase, with protein MNLANKLTIVRIFLVPVFMIFLLNEIPYGVYIAAFVFTAAAITDTLDGYIARSRNQVTKFGKFMDPLADKLLVTAALVCLVQMNQLPAWIVVIIISREYAISILRAVAASEGIVIAASIYGKLKTVSQIVAIIAILLDNYPFSLIGFPFSTIALWVAVILTIISGVDYIYLNRHILKQG; from the coding sequence ATGAATCTTGCTAACAAGCTGACGATTGTAAGAATATTTTTAGTGCCAGTATTTATGATATTTCTATTGAATGAAATTCCTTATGGTGTATATATAGCAGCATTTGTATTTACAGCAGCGGCCATAACAGATACTTTAGATGGATATATTGCTAGAAGTAGAAATCAAGTTACTAAGTTTGGCAAATTCATGGATCCACTTGCAGATAAGTTATTAGTTACTGCGGCTTTAGTTTGTTTAGTACAAATGAATCAACTTCCAGCTTGGATTGTTGTTATAATTATTTCAAGAGAGTATGCCATAAGCATTTTAAGGGCAGTTGCTGCATCAGAAGGAATTGTCATAGCTGCAAGTATTTATGGGAAGTTAAAGACCGTATCTCAAATAGTTGCTATAATAGCCATATTACTTGACAATTATCCTTTTAGTTTAATAGGATTTCCATTTAGTACCATTGCTCTATGGGTGGCAGTTATTTTAACTATTATATCAGGAGTTGACTATATATACTTAAATAGACATATACTTAAACAAGGATAA
- the rimO gene encoding 30S ribosomal protein S12 methylthiotransferase RimO — protein sequence MKLRVYIETLGCAKNQVDSEVMMGLLREHGFELEMEEHMADIIIVNTCGFINDAKQESIDTILSLAKYKEDGNCKLLIVAGCLGERYNDELLKELPEVDGIVGTGNFPQIVEIVNNTLKGERTSKYGDINVVFDENMPRILTSPSYSAYLKIAEGCNNLCTYCIIPKLRGEYRSRDMKDIIQEAKSLASQGVKELIIIAQDTSNYGIDLYGEIKIGDLLDELNEIEGIKWIRILYCYPDKIDDKLIESIARNEKVCRYIDMPIQHCSDKVLKLMNRKTSKEHIETVINKLREKVEDISIRTTLIVGFPGETEEDFLELKDFVKRMRFDRLGVFAYSQEEGTPAAKLPNQVEEHVKISRQEEIMDIQKNISFEKNNDKIGKIYDILIEEKEAENVYAGRSMYDIPEVDGIVYVNSEVDLKEGQMVKTEITDAFEYDLIGEMLDESC from the coding sequence ATGAAATTAAGGGTATACATTGAAACATTAGGATGTGCTAAAAATCAAGTTGATTCAGAAGTTATGATGGGACTTTTGAGGGAGCATGGGTTTGAATTGGAAATGGAAGAACATATGGCAGACATTATAATAGTAAACACTTGTGGTTTTATAAATGATGCAAAACAAGAGTCTATAGATACTATACTTTCTTTAGCTAAATATAAAGAAGATGGAAATTGTAAATTACTAATAGTAGCAGGGTGCTTGGGAGAAAGATACAACGATGAGTTATTAAAAGAATTACCAGAAGTAGACGGAATTGTGGGAACTGGAAACTTTCCACAAATTGTTGAGATTGTGAATAATACATTAAAGGGAGAAAGAACTAGTAAGTATGGGGATATAAATGTGGTATTTGATGAAAATATGCCAAGAATATTAACATCACCTTCTTATAGTGCATATTTAAAAATCGCTGAAGGTTGTAACAATTTATGTACTTATTGTATTATTCCAAAGTTAAGAGGAGAATACAGAAGCAGAGATATGAAGGATATTATACAAGAAGCAAAATCATTAGCATCACAAGGTGTTAAAGAATTAATCATAATAGCACAAGACACTTCAAACTATGGAATAGATTTATATGGAGAAATTAAAATAGGAGACTTACTAGATGAATTAAATGAAATTGAGGGTATTAAATGGATTAGAATATTGTATTGTTATCCAGATAAAATAGATGATAAGCTTATAGAATCCATAGCTAGAAATGAGAAAGTATGTAGATATATAGATATGCCAATACAGCATTGTAGCGATAAGGTACTAAAATTAATGAATAGAAAAACTAGTAAAGAACATATAGAAACTGTAATAAACAAATTGAGAGAAAAGGTAGAAGATATTAGTATAAGAACTACTTTAATAGTAGGATTTCCTGGAGAAACAGAAGAAGACTTTTTAGAGTTAAAGGATTTTGTTAAAAGAATGAGATTTGATAGACTAGGAGTATTTGCTTATTCTCAAGAAGAGGGAACACCGGCGGCAAAGCTTCCAAATCAAGTAGAAGAACATGTAAAGATATCTAGACAAGAGGAGATAATGGACATACAAAAAAATATATCATTTGAGAAAAATAATGATAAAATAGGCAAAATTTATGATATACTTATAGAAGAAAAAGAAGCAGAAAATGTATATGCTGGAAGAAGCATGTATGATATTCCTGAGGTAGATGGAATAGTATATGTTAACTCTGAGGTGGACTTAAAGGAAGGCCAAATGGTAAAAACAGAGATAACAGACGCTTTTGAATATGATTTAATAGGGGAGATGCTTGATGAATCTTGCTAA
- the mnmH gene encoding tRNA 2-selenouridine(34) synthase MnmH: protein MVKTINIKDVLEMKDILLIDVRSPIEYEDGTIPNAINIPILDNEERAIVGTIYKKECTEKAMSMGVEYASKKLVSIYENIKDYSKKYEKIIFFCYRGGMRSKSVCSFVQMMGIKNVLQLTGGYKNYRNYVVNFLEKKIYDYNFIMIHGLTGVGKTHILEELHERGKSVLDLEKLANNSGSVFGNIMYNEKLPTQKNFDAGIFHTLRVLNDKNVYVESESKRIGNVIILNNIFEKIISDKHILVGTNMENRIANIKKDYINGIEDNEQKLKNAIEHLRKRLGNNKVNMLIEKLDEKEYDYVIEYLIKNYYDPLYKYSIDKFREYDCEINYLSMDKAVDEIIKFVEDVTSEGRN from the coding sequence ATGGTAAAAACAATTAATATTAAAGATGTACTTGAAATGAAAGACATTCTACTTATAGATGTAAGATCTCCCATTGAATATGAAGATGGTACTATTCCAAATGCCATTAATATTCCAATATTAGATAATGAGGAGAGGGCCATAGTAGGAACCATATATAAAAAAGAGTGTACAGAAAAAGCTATGTCAATGGGAGTTGAGTATGCATCTAAAAAGTTAGTTTCCATATATGAGAATATAAAAGATTACTCTAAAAAATATGAGAAGATAATTTTCTTTTGCTATAGGGGTGGAATGAGAAGTAAAAGTGTATGTTCCTTTGTGCAAATGATGGGGATTAAAAATGTACTTCAATTAACAGGTGGATACAAAAATTATAGAAATTATGTTGTGAACTTTTTAGAAAAAAAAATTTACGACTATAATTTCATAATGATACATGGATTAACAGGCGTGGGAAAAACTCACATATTAGAAGAATTACATGAACGAGGTAAAAGTGTATTAGATTTAGAAAAATTGGCTAATAATAGTGGGTCAGTTTTTGGAAATATAATGTATAATGAAAAATTACCTACTCAAAAAAACTTTGATGCTGGAATTTTTCACACTTTAAGGGTATTGAATGATAAGAATGTATATGTGGAAAGTGAAAGTAAAAGGATAGGAAATGTAATAATACTTAATAACATATTTGAAAAAATAATAAGTGATAAACATATATTAGTAGGAACTAATATGGAAAATAGAATTGCCAATATAAAAAAAGATTATATTAATGGAATAGAAGATAATGAACAAAAGCTGAAAAATGCAATAGAACATTTAAGAAAAAGACTGGGAAATAATAAAGTTAATATGTTGATTGAAAAATTAGATGAAAAAGAATATGACTATGTTATAGAATATTTAATTAAAAATTATTATGATCCACTTTATAAGTATTCCATTGATAAGTTTAGAGAATATGACTGTGAGATAAATTACTTATCCATGGACAAAGCAGTAGATGAAATAATAAAATTTGTAGAAGATGTAACTAGTGAAGGGAGAAATTAA
- a CDS encoding DNA translocase FtsK produces the protein MAKKRRTAKKENTEFKSILIVFIGIFIYISLTYNSVGQIGNLIKVNLMGLFSTTSYVLPVVIISFGILSLFKKKEFLNHKVKYSVVIMYICYLILFTLYSREHIPEKFFDISNIKNMYIQGTNGIGGGLIGNFIGYNSIKLLGVNGSYFLVISVIILSLISLLNLSLIEIFEFLKEILEEGAIVLKNVIVSFVMVTDKPKKKREKKVRESKIREPKVEGIIEEKSMNEKIKILDFTKEFEEEKPIETNISKETNKIKETNMGKETKAPVKNEEIEIKIDTDKNEEKEYIIPPIDLLEKKLTKNNQNDKKEILGKASILEQTLDNFGVEAKVVQVSKGPSITRYEIQPSPGVKVSKIVNLSDDIALNLAASNIRIEAPIPGKAAVGIEVPNDEVSMVTIREVIESEQFLSSPSKVSFVLGKDIAGNTIVTDLSKMPHMLIAGATGSGKSVCVNAIINSILYKAKPNEVKVLLIDPKVVELSTYNGIPHLLIPVVTDPNKASSALNWAVSEMTRRYKSFAENNVRDIGGYNKKMKELEGETFPQIVIIIDELADLMMVSPSQVEDSICRLAQMARAAGIHLIVATQRPSVDVITGVIKANIPSRIAFSVSSQADSRTILDMGGAEKLLGKGDMLFYPVGSAKPIRVQGAFISDSEVEKVVGFVKNQSEENNYEEDIIDNFEQASMELNKEVDPVLKEAIDLVVNSGQASISMLQRRFRIGYNRAARLIDELEERNIVGPHEGSKPRKVLMTKEELETIQAEEGI, from the coding sequence ATGGCAAAGAAAAGGAGAACAGCAAAAAAAGAAAATACAGAATTTAAGTCTATATTAATAGTTTTTATAGGAATCTTTATATATATAAGCTTAACTTATAACTCTGTGGGACAAATTGGCAATTTAATAAAAGTAAATTTAATGGGTTTATTTTCTACAACATCCTATGTGTTACCTGTAGTGATAATATCATTTGGAATACTATCCTTATTTAAGAAGAAAGAATTTTTAAATCATAAAGTTAAATATTCTGTAGTAATTATGTACATATGTTATTTAATCTTGTTTACTTTATACAGTAGAGAACATATTCCAGAAAAATTTTTTGACATAAGTAATATAAAGAATATGTACATACAAGGAACTAATGGTATTGGTGGAGGATTAATTGGCAATTTTATAGGATATAATAGTATAAAATTACTAGGAGTTAATGGTAGTTATTTTCTAGTAATATCCGTAATAATACTTTCTTTAATATCCTTATTAAATCTTTCTTTAATAGAAATATTTGAATTTCTAAAAGAAATTTTAGAGGAAGGGGCCATAGTACTTAAAAATGTAATAGTTTCTTTTGTCATGGTGACAGATAAACCAAAGAAGAAAAGAGAAAAGAAAGTAAGAGAAAGTAAAATAAGAGAACCTAAAGTTGAAGGCATTATTGAAGAAAAATCCATGAATGAAAAGATAAAAATCCTGGATTTTACTAAAGAATTTGAAGAAGAAAAACCAATAGAAACTAATATAAGTAAAGAAACTAATAAGATTAAAGAAACTAATATGGGCAAAGAAACTAAAGCACCTGTGAAAAATGAAGAAATAGAAATAAAAATAGATACAGATAAAAATGAAGAAAAAGAATATATTATTCCACCTATAGATCTATTAGAAAAAAAGCTTACGAAAAATAACCAAAATGATAAAAAGGAAATTTTAGGAAAAGCCAGCATATTAGAACAAACCCTAGATAATTTTGGTGTTGAAGCAAAAGTTGTTCAAGTTAGCAAAGGTCCAAGTATAACTAGATATGAGATTCAACCAAGTCCAGGGGTGAAAGTAAGTAAAATAGTGAATCTTTCAGATGATATTGCCCTCAATTTAGCTGCTTCTAACATTCGAATTGAAGCTCCTATACCAGGAAAGGCAGCTGTAGGTATAGAAGTTCCAAATGATGAGGTGTCAATGGTTACTATAAGAGAAGTTATAGAGAGTGAACAATTTTTAAGTAGCCCATCAAAAGTTAGTTTTGTGTTAGGAAAGGACATAGCGGGAAATACTATTGTAACGGATTTGTCAAAAATGCCACATATGTTAATTGCTGGAGCTACCGGATCAGGTAAGAGTGTATGCGTAAATGCAATAATAAATAGTATTTTATATAAGGCAAAACCTAATGAGGTAAAGGTTCTTTTAATAGATCCAAAGGTAGTAGAACTTAGTACCTATAATGGAATTCCACATTTACTAATACCAGTAGTTACAGATCCTAATAAGGCATCAAGTGCATTAAATTGGGCTGTGTCAGAAATGACTAGAAGATATAAGTCCTTTGCAGAAAATAATGTACGTGATATAGGCGGATATAACAAAAAAATGAAAGAGCTAGAAGGTGAAACTTTCCCACAAATTGTAATAATAATAGATGAATTGGCAGATTTAATGATGGTATCTCCTTCACAGGTGGAAGATAGCATATGTAGGTTAGCTCAAATGGCTAGGGCTGCGGGTATCCATTTAATTGTGGCTACTCAAAGGCCATCTGTAGATGTAATTACAGGGGTAATTAAGGCTAATATACCATCTAGAATAGCTTTTTCTGTATCTTCTCAAGCAGACTCTAGAACCATATTAGATATGGGCGGAGCTGAAAAATTATTAGGAAAGGGAGATATGCTATTTTATCCTGTTGGATCAGCCAAGCCAATACGAGTTCAAGGGGCATTTATATCTGACTCTGAGGTTGAAAAAGTGGTTGGTTTTGTAAAAAATCAATCAGAGGAAAATAATTACGAAGAAGATATTATAGATAATTTTGAGCAAGCTAGCATGGAATTAAACAAGGAAGTAGATCCAGTTTTAAAGGAAGCCATTGACTTAGTTGTAAATTCAGGACAGGCATCCATATCTATGCTTCAAAGAAGGTTTAGAATTGGGTATAATAGAGCAGCTAGGCTTATAGATGAATTAGAAGAAAGAAATATAGTAGGACCACACGAGGGTAGTAAGCCAAGGAAAGTTTTAATGACAAAAGAAGAACTAGAAACTATACAAGCAGAAGAAGGGATTTAA
- a CDS encoding undecaprenyl-diphosphate phosphatase translates to MTILKAIILGMVQGLTEFLPVSSSGHLALTQMILKIPENQVLFITTMLHFGTLISIIGVYYKDVTMLVVEFFRTIKDILTGKGLKLHNPYRRLGFFIILASIPTAIIGLSLKDFFESLFSMTKAIGISLVITGTLLWIAEKYNNGKKDIQKMNSKDALVVGFFQAFAITPGVSRSGSTIVGSLLMGLNKELTVKFSFLISLPAVIGATLLEVKDVLETGNMNVSGNVTLVGIVSAAIFGFIAIKSMIRFVKEKKLYYFSYYTWTVGIGVLLYSFWHS, encoded by the coding sequence TTGACTATTTTAAAAGCCATAATATTGGGGATGGTTCAAGGGTTAACTGAGTTTTTACCTGTAAGCAGTTCAGGTCACTTGGCTCTTACACAAATGATACTAAAAATTCCAGAAAACCAAGTTTTATTTATTACTACCATGTTACACTTTGGAACCCTAATTTCTATAATAGGTGTATATTATAAGGATGTAACTATGTTGGTAGTAGAATTTTTTAGAACTATTAAAGATATACTAACTGGAAAGGGCTTAAAACTACATAATCCTTACAGGCGATTGGGATTTTTCATAATTTTGGCATCCATACCTACAGCTATAATAGGACTTTCTCTGAAGGATTTCTTTGAAAGTTTATTTAGTATGACTAAGGCTATAGGGATATCCTTGGTTATAACAGGTACCCTTTTGTGGATAGCTGAAAAATATAACAATGGTAAAAAAGATATTCAAAAAATGAATAGTAAAGATGCCCTTGTTGTAGGTTTTTTTCAGGCTTTTGCCATTACACCAGGTGTATCTAGATCTGGATCTACTATCGTTGGAAGTTTACTAATGGGATTAAATAAAGAACTTACTGTGAAATTTTCGTTTTTAATATCATTGCCAGCTGTAATAGGTGCTACTTTACTGGAAGTGAAGGATGTGTTGGAAACAGGAAATATGAATGTTTCTGGAAATGTAACCTTAGTTGGAATTGTATCTGCAGCTATATTTGGATTTATAGCTATAAAATCTATGATTAGGTTCGTAAAGGAGAAGAAATTATATTACTTTTCATATTATACATGGACTGTAGGAATAGGTGTTTTATTATATAGTTTCTGGCACAGTTAA
- a CDS encoding ClpP family protease: MEKKDSNKTNEKLENIKEMGVSNIPSLQSNIHCLTIIGHIEGHAVSSPQTKATKYEHIIPQLIAVEENPNIKGMLTILNTVGGDVEAGLAIAEMISSISKPTVSLVLGGGHSIGVPLATASDYSYIAQTATMTVHPIRTNGLVIGAPQTFQYFKKMQDRIINFILRTSTISKEKLNGLMSETDEIANDVGTILIGKEAVDVGLINSVGGLSHAMGKLQGMINEKETEKEAGKEAEKEE; encoded by the coding sequence ATGGAAAAAAAAGATTCAAACAAAACCAACGAAAAACTTGAAAATATAAAAGAAATGGGCGTAAGTAACATTCCAAGTCTTCAAAGTAATATTCATTGTCTAACCATAATAGGACATATAGAAGGTCATGCAGTATCTTCACCTCAAACTAAAGCTACAAAGTATGAACATATAATACCTCAATTGATTGCAGTAGAGGAAAATCCTAACATAAAAGGTATGCTCACCATTTTAAATACGGTAGGAGGAGATGTGGAAGCAGGACTTGCCATAGCAGAGATGATATCTAGTATATCAAAACCTACTGTTTCACTAGTACTAGGAGGAGGTCATAGTATAGGAGTTCCCCTTGCTACAGCAAGTGATTATTCATATATAGCTCAAACAGCTACTATGACTGTTCATCCCATAAGAACCAATGGATTAGTCATAGGTGCACCTCAGACTTTTCAGTATTTTAAAAAGATGCAAGATAGAATAATAAATTTTATTCTTAGAACATCTACTATATCAAAGGAAAAGTTAAATGGATTAATGAGCGAAACTGACGAAATTGCCAATGACGTTGGAACTATTTTAATAGGAAAAGAAGCAGTAGATGTGGGTCTTATAAACAGTGTGGGAGGATTAAGTCATGCCATGGGGAAATTACAGGGTATGATAAATGAAAAAGAAACAGAAAAAGAAGCAGGAAAAGAAGCAGAAAAAGAAGAATAA
- the dapG gene encoding aspartate kinase, translated as MDIIVQKFGGTSVATEELRKKVASKVVATKEAGKSPIVVVSAIGRRGDNYATDTLVNMATSVYDGDNARDLDIIMSVGEIISSVILSNTIKSMGYKSQAVTGFQAGIITDNHFGDADVLKVDNKYLMDLLNKGIIPVVAGFQGVTEAGEITTLGRGGSDTTAAILGEALHAECVEIYTDVDGVMTADPRVVKKAKVIEEIDYEEIYQMADEGAKVVHPRAVAVAKRSNIPMKVKNTLSDSKGTIIIQKNHYLRKARKSLEEENMIRAIAHKSNISQISVFFDDNMEDNDILMNNLTKFQVSIDLINFFTDKKVFTVDNKDLNKVKNILEENKFKYSIIKNCSKVTAIGHKIRGIPGVMGKIVRALSHSGINILQSSDSYTTISCLIKEEHIEKAVNALHAEFNLDK; from the coding sequence ATGGACATAATCGTACAAAAATTTGGTGGAACATCTGTAGCTACAGAAGAATTAAGAAAAAAAGTAGCATCAAAGGTAGTAGCAACTAAAGAGGCAGGAAAAAGTCCAATTGTAGTAGTATCAGCTATTGGGAGACGAGGCGATAACTATGCTACAGACACTTTAGTCAATATGGCTACTTCCGTATATGATGGTGATAATGCTAGAGATCTAGATATAATAATGTCTGTTGGTGAAATTATATCATCTGTAATACTTTCTAATACCATAAAGTCAATGGGATACAAATCTCAAGCTGTAACAGGATTTCAAGCAGGAATAATAACTGATAATCATTTTGGAGATGCAGATGTTTTAAAAGTTGATAATAAATATTTAATGGATTTACTTAACAAAGGGATAATACCTGTAGTAGCAGGGTTTCAAGGAGTTACTGAAGCTGGAGAGATTACAACTCTAGGAAGAGGAGGAAGTGATACTACAGCAGCTATTTTAGGAGAAGCTTTACATGCAGAGTGTGTTGAAATATACACAGATGTGGATGGTGTAATGACGGCAGATCCTAGAGTTGTAAAAAAGGCAAAAGTAATAGAAGAAATTGATTATGAAGAAATATACCAAATGGCTGATGAGGGAGCTAAGGTGGTTCACCCAAGAGCTGTGGCTGTAGCCAAAAGATCTAATATTCCCATGAAAGTAAAAAACACATTAAGTGATAGTAAAGGCACTATAATAATACAAAAAAATCATTATTTAAGAAAAGCTAGAAAATCCTTAGAGGAGGAAAACATGATCAGGGCAATAGCACATAAAAGTAATATTTCTCAAATAAGCGTATTTTTCGATGATAACATGGAAGATAACGATATACTTATGAATAACTTAACAAAGTTTCAAGTGAGTATTGATTTGATTAACTTTTTTACGGATAAGAAAGTGTTTACTGTAGATAATAAGGATTTGAATAAGGTTAAAAATATATTGGAAGAAAATAAATTTAAGTATAGTATTATTAAGAATTGTAGTAAGGTAACTGCTATTGGCCATAAAATAAGAGGTATTCCTGGAGTTATGGGAAAGATAGTGAGGGCACTTTCTCATTCTGGAATTAACATTTTACAAAGTTCCGATTCTTATACAACAATATCTTGTCTTATAAAGGAAGAACATATAGAAAAGGCAGTAAACGCTCTTCATGCAGAATTTAATTTAGACAAATAA
- a CDS encoding YlmC/YmxH family sporulation protein, whose amino-acid sequence MRLSELGGKEIVNLTDGARLGMLGECDLLINEKTGRIKGILVPDYKSQFSLFYDRNFLEVPWDCVKKIGNDMIIVELEEF is encoded by the coding sequence ATGAGGTTAAGTGAACTTGGGGGTAAAGAAATAGTAAACTTAACAGATGGAGCTAGACTGGGCATGCTAGGAGAATGTGATCTTCTTATTAACGAGAAAACAGGAAGAATAAAGGGTATACTAGTTCCAGACTATAAGAGTCAGTTTTCACTTTTTTATGACAGGAATTTTTTAGAGGTTCCGTGGGATTGTGTAAAGAAGATAGGAAATGATATGATTATTGTGGAATTAGAGGAGTTTTAA
- the dut gene encoding dUTP diphosphatase, with protein sequence MTRVKIVTKEGAQMPKYETNGSAGMDLRAHIKEDIIIKPGKRSLIGTGIHIQLPQGTEAQVRARSGLAIKYGIGVINGIGTIDSDYRGEIKVPLINWGEEDFVIKNGDRIAQLVICRYEKINWEEVETLDDTSRGEGGFGHTGI encoded by the coding sequence ATGACAAGAGTTAAAATAGTGACTAAAGAAGGAGCACAAATGCCTAAGTATGAAACTAATGGATCTGCTGGAATGGATTTGAGAGCACACATAAAAGAAGATATAATAATAAAACCAGGAAAAAGGAGCTTAATAGGCACAGGAATCCACATACAATTACCACAAGGAACAGAGGCCCAAGTTAGAGCTAGAAGTGGACTTGCCATTAAATATGGTATAGGTGTAATTAACGGAATTGGAACTATAGATAGTGATTATAGGGGAGAAATAAAAGTTCCTTTGATCAATTGGGGAGAAGAGGATTTTGTAATCAAAAATGGTGATAGAATAGCTCAATTAGTAATATGTAGATATGAAAAGATAAACTGGGAGGAAGTTGAAACTTTAGATGATACTTCACGTGGAGAAGGTGGATTTGGACATACAGGAATATAA